CTCAGCAGAACTCATTAGTAAACTTACTGAACGCACTCAAACTTATGTACAGGATCAAGAAAATTGTCCCACAGGTGATTTACCTATCTTTTTGATCCAAACTTCTCGCCCTAAAGCACAGAGTATGATTGAAACAATTCAACAAGCAGGGGGACTCAAGGGTATTTGTTTTACCAAAGGAGAGGATAGCTTCGCTGAGATTAGCTATGATTTGGCGATCGCTCAAACCAACGACGGAGAACTCTATTTAATCGGGGAATTCTTTGCTGATGAGGATGAGGATGAGGATGAGGATGAATCTACACTCTTAAATTGGTATCAAGCTGCTGTAGCTAATCAGGGAAATTGTGGTATAGTTATTGCCATGGGCATCACTGGTAGTACTGCAGGTGACCCTCAATTAAAAGATATGTTAGCCTTATTTCCCGTTAAGTTGTTAGATCCAGAAGAACTAGGTATAGGTATCTTAGAGTTAAACTTTGGTTTTTCTTTTGAAGAGGAGTAAAACGGCAATGTTAAAACCTCTCAATCGCAATAATTCTGGTTTACCTCAACCTCTAGCTAAGTTTTGCGCTTATCTGAGTCGCTTAATGATCCTAGGGGTTGGGGTAGGAACTCTCACAGGGACAACTTTATCAGTAGTTAACCCCCAAAAATATCATCTCTCTGAGCTAAATTTATTCTCTATTCCATCTGCTGAAGTTAGCGATCATAATCCTACCCCCGAATTAGGAGAAGAATTATTATTATTACAACAAAAACTAGAAACTTTAACGGCTAAATATCCTCAATTAGAAGCTACAGCATTTTTTATAGATTTAGATAACTACGCTTACGTTAACTTTAACGGTGATAGTACTATTTCGGCAGCTAGTACGATTAAAATACCGATTTTAGTTGCTTTTTTTCAAGACGTAGATGCAGGGAAAATTTATCTCGATGAACTACTGGTTATGGAGGAAAAACACCGCGCTGGTGGTTCAGGAAATATGCAGTTTCTAGGATCTGGTCAAAAATTTAGCGCCCTGAAAGTCGCTACCGACATGATGGTCACGAGTGACAATACGGCTACCAATATGATTATTGATCGTCTTGGTGGAGCTGAAGCACTAAATCAACGTTTTCGAGACTGGGGTTTATCGGTAACAGCAATCCGTCAAGATTTACCAGATTTAGAAGGAACAAATACTACCTCACCAGAAGATTTAGTCTTGTTACTTAATCAAATCAGCGAGGGAAAATTAATCTCTCTACGCTCTCGCGATCATCTTTTGCGCATTATGACAGCGACTAAAAATAATAGTCTGATTCCCCAAGGTGTAGAAAGTAACGCTACTGTGGCTCATAAAACTGGTGACATAGGTTCAGTTTTAGCAGACGCGGGAATCGTGGATATACCCAACGGTAAACGTTATTTAGTAGCAATTATGGTTAAACGTCCTCATAATGATCCCCAAGCGAGAACCTTAATTCAAGAAATCTCTCGCACAGGTTACCAACACTTTAAATGGTACGATCCTCGACCTTTAACTAACTCAGAAAATTAATTTAATTTGTCATATGAGAGTAAATGATACTTTTACCTACAAGCCCATAACAATTGATGATGAGGCAATTATAGGAGCAAATGTCTTAATTTATCCAGATGTTAAGATTGGGAAAAAAGCTATATAGCTTGTACTACTATAGAAGAAAAAAACCAGCTAATCTTGACTAACAAGTTTTACTTAATAATTACTACATATAAAGTTACCAGAAGAGCAAAAAAGTGAAACCCGAGAGAAACTATGGTATTGATTTAATTCGTGGTATCAGCGTTTTTTATATAGTTAGTTATTGGCATCTTTTTAACTATACCCAAGCTTTTCGTGGTTACTATAATCCCTTTACTCACAATCTAACTCGTATTATTTTAGCTAGTTTTGTTTTTATTTCTGGTTATTTAATTGCTAGTAAGAATTTGAAAATTAATTGGCAAAATATTATTACTTTTTGGCGCAAAAGATTGATACGTATTTATCCTCTTTATGCTTTAGCTTTATTACTTTTTTATTGGCAAGATATTGCTAATAGTCAGACTCTGATTAAAGCTGCTTTCCTTTTATCAATGTTTTTTCCTCCTGCGCCATATACTTTATGGTTTATTACCATGATTATGATTTTTTATTTGGTTGCGCCATTTTTACTTAAATACGCTAATAATCTAACTATTTATCTAGTTTTAACTGGTTTATTGTGGTTAATTTTCTTATTTAAAGGCACTAGTGAGATATCCTTATATTTTCCTAGTTTTGCTTTAGCTATGTGGTTAAGAGCTAATCCAGGATGGTTAAACAAACTTCAACAACAACAATTTATTTTAACTATCATATTTGTGATTTTATTTGTCTTAAAAATAACTGGATACTTAACTATGAAATGGCTAGGTATAGAAATATTTTTTATTAATCTTGGGGCAATCTTATTTTATTTGTATAGTTATCAAATTATGAACCGAGTAAAATATACGGGATTAATTGAGCAGATGAGTTACGTCAGCTTTGGTATGTATTTGTTTCATCGTCCTATTTTTTCTCTTACT
The DNA window shown above is from Gloeocapsa sp. DLM2.Bin57 and carries:
- a CDS encoding serine hydrolase — encoded protein: MLKPLNRNNSGLPQPLAKFCAYLSRLMILGVGVGTLTGTTLSVVNPQKYHLSELNLFSIPSAEVSDHNPTPELGEELLLLQQKLETLTAKYPQLEATAFFIDLDNYAYVNFNGDSTISAASTIKIPILVAFFQDVDAGKIYLDELLVMEEKHRAGGSGNMQFLGSGQKFSALKVATDMMVTSDNTATNMIIDRLGGAEALNQRFRDWGLSVTAIRQDLPDLEGTNTTSPEDLVLLLNQISEGKLISLRSRDHLLRIMTATKNNSLIPQGVESNATVAHKTGDIGSVLADAGIVDIPNGKRYLVAIMVKRPHNDPQARTLIQEISRTGYQHFKWYDPRPLTNSEN
- a CDS encoding acyltransferase; protein product: MKPERNYGIDLIRGISVFYIVSYWHLFNYTQAFRGYYNPFTHNLTRIILASFVFISGYLIASKNLKINWQNIITFWRKRLIRIYPLYALALLLFYWQDIANSQTLIKAAFLLSMFFPPAPYTLWFITMIMIFYLVAPFLLKYANNLTIYLVLTGLLWLIFLFKGTSEISLYFPSFALAMWLRANPGWLNKLQQQQFILTIIFVILFVLKITGYLTMKWLGIEIFFINLGAILFYLYSYQIMNRVKYTGLIEQMSYVSFGMYLFHRPIFSLTKSVFFPSSETAQVIYLLGVALPLTIIISWLIQKLYDRFVLSWLKP